From Amphritea atlantica, a single genomic window includes:
- a CDS encoding GlsB/YeaQ/YmgE family stress response membrane protein — MGILSWIILGLVAGVLAKWIMPGKDGGGFIITTLLGIAGAFVGGYLGNLIGFGTLNGLSLGSIATATVGAFILLFAYNQLK; from the coding sequence ATGGGAATTCTGTCCTGGATTATCCTGGGTTTAGTGGCGGGTGTACTGGCAAAATGGATTATGCCCGGAAAAGATGGAGGTGGTTTTATCATCACCACGCTGCTGGGTATCGCCGGCGCCTTTGTGGGTGGTTATCTCGGTAACCTGATTGGCTTCGGCACTCTGAATGGGCTGAGCCTTGGCAGTATCGCGACCGCAACCGTGGGGGCCTTTATTCTGTTGTTTGCCTATAACCAGCTGAAATAA
- a CDS encoding glyoxylate/hydroxypyruvate reductase A, which yields MCPLIPFVHQLEDQEADQWCEALRAQLPDCDIRQFSQLSPEEQSRATVAVVANPSPGDVAQLPNLKWVHSVWAGVEGMMASLAHMPFAIVRLTDPQLAQTMSEAVLAWVMYLHRDMPHYRQQQSASQWRQLPYTDPANRHIALLGLGALGQESALRLVDNGFRVSGWSRSAKCIDAVRCYSGEQSLSELLSEADIVVNLLPLTPATEGLMDRAFFHQVKTGASLINFGRGATVVESDLLAALDSGQLSHAVLDVFAQEPLPPESLLWRHPGITLLPHISAPTSIQTASRIVAANISRYLLQGTLPECVDKSRGY from the coding sequence ATGTGCCCACTCATCCCCTTTGTTCATCAGCTTGAAGACCAGGAAGCCGATCAGTGGTGCGAGGCACTGAGGGCACAGTTGCCGGATTGCGATATCCGCCAGTTTTCCCAATTGAGCCCTGAGGAGCAGTCACGTGCAACGGTCGCCGTGGTGGCTAACCCATCTCCCGGTGATGTTGCTCAGCTCCCAAATCTCAAGTGGGTACACTCGGTGTGGGCCGGAGTGGAAGGGATGATGGCCAGTCTGGCACATATGCCGTTTGCTATCGTCCGCTTAACCGATCCGCAACTGGCACAGACCATGTCTGAGGCAGTGCTGGCCTGGGTGATGTATCTGCACCGGGATATGCCGCACTACCGGCAGCAGCAGTCAGCCAGTCAGTGGCGACAACTGCCCTATACAGACCCGGCAAATCGGCATATCGCACTGCTGGGGCTGGGGGCGCTGGGACAGGAAAGTGCGCTGCGGCTGGTGGATAATGGTTTCAGGGTGTCAGGCTGGAGCCGTTCTGCCAAGTGTATCGATGCAGTCCGGTGTTATTCAGGAGAACAGTCGTTATCAGAACTGCTCTCGGAGGCGGATATAGTTGTCAATCTTCTCCCTCTGACTCCTGCTACCGAGGGGTTAATGGACCGGGCTTTTTTCCACCAGGTTAAAACCGGCGCATCGCTGATCAACTTTGGTCGCGGCGCGACGGTTGTTGAAAGCGATCTGCTGGCGGCACTGGATTCTGGTCAGCTCAGCCATGCGGTGCTGGATGTCTTCGCACAGGAACCACTGCCGCCGGAGTCGTTGTTGTGGCGTCATCCGGGCATTACCCTGTTACCGCATATCTCGGCCCCCACCAGTATTCAGACGGCGAGTCGTATTGTTGCCGCTAATATCAGTCGCTATCTGTTGCAGGGCACACTCCCCGAGTGTGTCGATAAAAGCCGCGGCTATTAA
- a CDS encoding 3'-5' exonuclease domain-containing protein 2: MKEKLLPPTREQIALFPPFAGMTLEQIQQPDTPETLVSALQDLLSSPFVGFDTESKPVFRKDQKSAGPHVVQLCTPTTAYVFQLHDQAAYPLICQVLESQQVVKVGFGLQSDRSHIRRKFGVEISAILDLDAVYRKLGYRRQLGVKAAIAVQFGQKFNKSKRVSTSNWALPKLSDAQLLYAANDAYAALKIVQGLQQAGHRKIVDELVC, translated from the coding sequence ATGAAAGAGAAACTGTTGCCGCCCACACGTGAGCAGATCGCACTGTTTCCACCCTTTGCGGGTATGACGCTGGAACAGATACAGCAACCCGACACCCCTGAAACGCTGGTCTCCGCTTTGCAGGATCTGCTCAGCAGCCCGTTTGTTGGCTTCGATACCGAATCGAAACCGGTGTTTCGTAAGGATCAGAAATCCGCTGGCCCCCATGTGGTTCAGTTGTGTACCCCCACAACCGCTTATGTTTTCCAGCTGCATGATCAGGCGGCTTATCCGCTGATCTGTCAGGTGCTGGAATCACAGCAGGTCGTCAAGGTTGGCTTCGGGCTGCAGTCGGATCGCAGCCACATCAGGCGTAAGTTTGGCGTTGAGATCAGCGCGATCCTCGATCTTGATGCGGTCTACCGTAAACTCGGATACCGCCGCCAGCTTGGCGTCAAAGCAGCCATCGCGGTACAGTTCGGGCAGAAGTTTAATAAATCAAAACGGGTATCAACTTCCAACTGGGCGTTGCCAAAGCTCAGCGATGCACAGCTGCTCTATGCCGCCAATGATGCCTATGCCGCATTAAAGATTGTGCAGGGGCTGCAGCAAGCGGGTCACCGGAAAATTGTTGATGAACTGGTTTGCTGA
- a CDS encoding IS481 family transposase — MHKNAKSSLHSRVLIVKKHLEEDVSVSELAGFFEVSKSLIYRWIRRYHQEGLNGLRDRKSRPKRIASRTLYWQEQAIKALALGGWSQTDIAATLKMPLSTVCVVAHRMCGHLLKKTEPVRRYEYDEPGGLIHFDIKRVARFSQPGHRKTGVRKVMTKGAGWEYVHICIDDYTRWSHAEVHPRQSAKDAVRFFENTLKILKAMDVKVKRVLTDNGKCYTSRAFRNAVKTIGARPMNTRPYRPQTNGKAERFIQTLIREWSYGKLYNNSAQRNAKLSCYLKWYNLVRPHGSLNKQPPISRLLVNNVSEIYI, encoded by the coding sequence ATGCACAAGAATGCAAAATCTAGCCTCCATAGTCGAGTTTTAATTGTCAAAAAACATCTTGAAGAAGATGTGTCTGTCTCCGAACTGGCTGGCTTTTTCGAGGTATCTAAAAGCCTAATCTATCGCTGGATCAGGCGCTATCATCAAGAAGGTCTCAATGGACTTCGAGATCGCAAAAGTCGACCTAAACGCATCGCATCGCGAACGCTTTATTGGCAAGAGCAAGCGATAAAAGCGCTGGCCCTGGGTGGCTGGTCACAAACAGATATTGCTGCCACACTCAAGATGCCGCTGTCGACTGTCTGTGTTGTTGCCCATCGCATGTGTGGTCACCTGCTGAAAAAGACAGAGCCAGTCCGTCGTTATGAATACGATGAGCCAGGAGGGCTAATTCACTTCGATATCAAGCGTGTCGCACGTTTCAGTCAGCCAGGCCACCGCAAGACAGGCGTCCGTAAAGTGATGACCAAAGGTGCTGGCTGGGAATACGTGCATATCTGTATCGATGATTATACTCGATGGAGCCATGCAGAAGTTCACCCAAGGCAATCTGCTAAGGATGCTGTCAGGTTCTTTGAAAACACCCTCAAAATACTGAAAGCAATGGACGTGAAGGTAAAACGGGTGCTGACGGATAATGGTAAGTGCTACACCAGCAGAGCCTTTAGAAATGCCGTCAAAACGATCGGTGCACGCCCCATGAATACGCGCCCCTATCGCCCTCAGACAAACGGTAAAGCGGAACGTTTTATACAGACGCTGATTCGGGAGTGGTCTTACGGTAAACTGTATAACAATTCTGCTCAGCGAAATGCGAAACTATCCTGTTATCTGAAGTGGTATAACCTTGTCAGACCACATGGTAGTTTAAACAAGCAACCACCTATAAGCCGGTTACTTGTGAACAACGTATCTGAAATCTACATCTAG
- a CDS encoding helix-turn-helix transcriptional regulator, which produces MPTYIEKQTELPEVPKHWVTLNGKPVNRLEHVPRQVVIRKADHEAGFYSPFHSHGWGQLLFIADGLIQVSAKDVGYWVVPPQRAVWIPAFIEHDARTIHPVQMRNVYIAPQASSALPHHCQVIHVTPLLRELILEMVSFDTLYDEQGPQGRMVQVFLDQLKATPEAPLHLPHPSSKALIEIAHRLRDDPADPRSMEDWAAELGTSARSLARHFRQETGMTFGQWRQQARLLAALTRIAQGDAVANVAQDLGYSSQSAFITMFRKALGKTPGRYFEL; this is translated from the coding sequence ATGCCAACTTATATCGAGAAACAGACAGAACTGCCTGAAGTGCCTAAACACTGGGTTACCCTCAATGGCAAACCGGTAAACCGGCTGGAGCATGTCCCCCGTCAGGTGGTGATTCGCAAAGCCGACCATGAAGCGGGATTTTACTCACCGTTTCACAGCCACGGCTGGGGACAGCTGCTATTTATCGCCGACGGGCTGATTCAGGTTTCGGCTAAAGATGTCGGCTATTGGGTGGTGCCGCCACAACGGGCGGTATGGATACCCGCCTTTATTGAACATGATGCCCGTACTATTCACCCGGTACAGATGCGTAATGTCTATATCGCACCTCAGGCGTCCAGCGCCCTGCCCCATCACTGTCAGGTGATCCATGTCACTCCGCTGTTGCGTGAGCTGATTCTGGAGATGGTCTCCTTTGATACCCTCTATGATGAACAAGGCCCTCAGGGACGCATGGTGCAGGTGTTTCTCGATCAACTGAAAGCGACACCGGAAGCACCGCTGCACCTGCCCCACCCCAGCAGCAAAGCACTGATTGAGATCGCTCACAGACTGCGGGATGATCCCGCCGACCCGCGCTCAATGGAAGACTGGGCAGCAGAACTGGGCACCAGCGCCCGCTCCCTGGCCCGTCACTTTCGTCAGGAAACCGGCATGACCTTTGGCCAGTGGCGCCAGCAGGCCCGTCTGCTGGCAGCACTGACCCGCATCGCTCAGGGGGATGCAGTTGCTAACGTTGCTCAGGATCTGGGCTATAGCAGTCAGAGCGCCTTTATCACGATGTTCCGCAAAGCGCTGGGAAAAACACCGGGGAGGTATTTTGAGCTTTAA
- a CDS encoding MFS transporter — MFLFLLAGAMPLSMGVWMALLNNFAIEKAAFTGVEIGILQSLREIPGFLSFGAVLLLVLMREQTLALVSMLLLGLGTALTGFFPNEVGLYCTTVLMSMGFHYYETMNQSLSLQLFSKEEAPHRLGQMVAIGSFASLVAFALVWLALEISGLSMQTVYLLGGGVTVAITLFCWLAFPRMQGQVEQHKKLLLRKRYWLYYALVFMGGARRQIFMVFASFLMVEKFGFTAGEISIMFLVNGALNMFCAPRIGRLIGYWGERKTLTIEYIGLIIVFTAYAVVSDPWIAVGLYIADHLLFSMAIAQKTYLQKIADPKDLASTAGVSFTINHIAAVALPAAYGVLWIISPAAVFLTGAALGGVSLVLARMVPEKPGPGEEVAGFSGKTAEVA, encoded by the coding sequence ATGTTTCTGTTTCTGCTGGCTGGAGCGATGCCCTTGTCGATGGGGGTGTGGATGGCACTGCTGAATAACTTTGCCATTGAGAAGGCTGCCTTTACCGGGGTTGAGATCGGTATCCTGCAATCATTACGCGAGATCCCCGGCTTTCTCTCTTTCGGCGCGGTCTTGCTGCTGGTATTGATGCGCGAGCAAACGCTGGCGCTGGTGTCTATGCTGTTGCTGGGGTTGGGAACCGCCCTGACCGGTTTTTTCCCTAATGAGGTCGGCCTTTACTGCACGACTGTACTGATGTCGATGGGGTTTCACTATTACGAAACGATGAATCAGTCACTGTCACTGCAGCTGTTCAGCAAAGAGGAAGCGCCGCATCGATTAGGGCAGATGGTGGCTATTGGCTCGTTTGCCAGTCTGGTGGCGTTTGCCCTGGTGTGGCTGGCGCTGGAAATTTCCGGCTTATCGATGCAAACAGTCTATCTGCTGGGTGGCGGGGTGACCGTAGCCATAACACTGTTTTGCTGGCTGGCATTTCCCCGTATGCAGGGACAGGTAGAGCAGCATAAAAAACTGCTGCTGCGAAAGCGTTACTGGCTTTATTATGCGCTGGTGTTTATGGGCGGCGCACGGCGACAGATCTTTATGGTGTTTGCCAGCTTTCTGATGGTAGAGAAGTTTGGTTTTACGGCAGGCGAAATCTCTATCATGTTTCTGGTGAATGGGGCGTTGAATATGTTTTGTGCGCCCCGTATTGGCCGGTTAATTGGTTACTGGGGCGAACGTAAAACCCTCACTATCGAATATATCGGTCTGATTATCGTCTTCACCGCCTATGCCGTGGTGTCAGATCCCTGGATTGCCGTGGGTCTGTATATTGCCGATCATCTGCTGTTCTCAATGGCAATAGCGCAGAAAACCTATCTGCAGAAAATTGCTGATCCTAAAGATCTGGCTTCCACCGCAGGCGTTTCCTTTACGATCAACCATATCGCTGCAGTGGCATTACCTGCTGCCTATGGGGTGTTGTGGATTATCTCACCGGCTGCTGTATTCCTCACCGGTGCCGCGCTGGGCGGGGTGTCTCTGGTGCTTGCCAGAATGGTGCCGGAAAAGCCGGGGCCTGGAGAGGAAGTTGCTGGGTTTTCGGGGAAGACCGCAGAGGTGGCTTAG
- a CDS encoding Na+/H+ antiporter NhaC family protein produces MRANPLALLPLLLFLALFIGSGVYYQSANIDYAFYQISAPVAILPAVVLALLLDKGKLNQRLETFIQGVGDSNIITMCLIYLLAGAFASVAKAVGGVDATVNFGLSIIPAELVLPGLFVITAFIATAMGTSMGTIAAMAPIALGLTEVSDLSLPLCIGAVVGGAMFGDNLSIISDTTIASTRSQGCEMRDKFRMNFKIALPAALITLLWLYLQGADARITQSSDYELIKVLPYLAVLVMALSGLNVFLVLFSGILLAGIIGLTGLEGYSIAQYSKDIYAGYTGMQEIMILSMLIGGLGALMKAQGGLEFLARQIERLTSKGDNPEASPRAGEAAISTAVALTNVCTANNTVAIIICGGLAKDIAARQNVDPRRSACLLDIFSCVVQGLLPYGAQVLLAGFIAGLSPLVVIGNIHYSWLLGVIALATIVFGARKHKIRTEAVIG; encoded by the coding sequence ATGAGAGCTAACCCGCTCGCACTTTTACCTTTATTACTGTTTCTCGCCCTGTTTATCGGCAGCGGTGTTTATTATCAGTCAGCCAATATTGATTATGCCTTCTACCAGATCTCTGCACCGGTAGCGATCCTGCCGGCCGTGGTGCTGGCCCTGCTGCTGGATAAGGGCAAACTGAACCAACGCCTGGAGACCTTTATTCAGGGGGTGGGTGACAGCAACATCATCACCATGTGTCTGATCTATCTACTGGCCGGAGCCTTTGCCAGCGTCGCCAAAGCGGTTGGTGGTGTCGATGCCACGGTCAACTTTGGACTGAGTATCATACCGGCCGAACTGGTGCTACCGGGGCTGTTTGTCATTACCGCGTTTATCGCCACCGCGATGGGCACCTCAATGGGCACTATCGCGGCAATGGCCCCTATTGCGCTGGGCCTGACAGAGGTCAGCGACCTGTCACTGCCGCTCTGCATCGGCGCGGTAGTCGGCGGAGCAATGTTTGGCGATAACCTTTCCATTATCTCTGATACCACCATTGCCTCGACCCGTTCTCAGGGCTGTGAGATGCGCGACAAATTCCGCATGAACTTCAAAATCGCCCTGCCGGCGGCACTGATCACTCTGCTCTGGCTCTACCTGCAGGGAGCCGATGCCCGGATCACTCAAAGCAGCGATTATGAACTGATCAAAGTACTGCCCTACCTTGCAGTACTGGTGATGGCACTCAGTGGACTGAATGTCTTTCTGGTACTGTTCAGCGGCATCTTACTGGCTGGCATTATCGGCCTCACCGGGCTTGAGGGCTATTCCATCGCCCAGTATTCCAAGGATATCTATGCCGGCTATACCGGCATGCAGGAAATTATGATTCTGTCGATGCTGATCGGGGGGCTGGGAGCCCTGATGAAAGCTCAGGGCGGGCTGGAGTTTCTTGCCCGCCAGATTGAGCGTTTAACCTCAAAAGGTGATAACCCGGAAGCCAGTCCCCGGGCGGGCGAAGCCGCCATCAGTACAGCCGTCGCCCTGACCAATGTCTGCACCGCAAATAACACTGTCGCCATCATCATCTGCGGCGGCCTGGCAAAAGATATTGCCGCGCGCCAGAACGTCGATCCGCGCCGCAGCGCCTGCCTGCTGGATATATTCTCCTGTGTAGTACAGGGACTGCTGCCTTATGGCGCACAGGTGCTGTTAGCAGGCTTCATCGCCGGCCTTTCGCCCCTGGTGGTCATCGGCAATATCCATTACAGCTGGTTGCTGGGGGTTATTGCGCTCGCGACAATAGTCTTCGGCGCAAGAAAGCATAAGATTCGCACCGAAGCGGTTATCGGATAA
- a CDS encoding GGDEF domain-containing protein, with amino-acid sequence MQTLQKLEIATSFFWLEVFLDAVIIASFTVILVRYLVKTDRLQIRQDLNVESMLLRTGLIAMGVESMLMLTFPLISLSPSTLTTMVSDALFYSLITTLLIHYLLLKPTNPVLLNKPSLIDRILALRGFLLFLYLASLSLFLLLLLNVYQQQQLNYTTQAVAAEQPQLARIRNSLNDQISKAALDTLILARQENLQALFNGDSAAHSRLAKDYLSLASVKPVYEQIRFIDKRGIEQIRVDQGSLEPVVIGAENLQDKHNRYYFTDSFKLSSGQVYISPMDLNIEKGHIELPFKPIVRTASPVFDQQGNKRGVIIINLNASALFTQLKGDAQNTAGELMLLNENGYWMFGRERDAAWAFMFPEYKDRTIEKYYPGIWQKIAGNDQGAFLSPYGYFIFDTVAAGRTSAASPELKKQAAEMHWPEWKLISLASPQNLSIPYSNILPHLIMFFFLTVIVTGTGTVMYFRIQQKNLIAQQQIEHLAHHDMLTGLNNRNIFIQMLELQLAQSRRSKEPLALLYMDLDNFKPINDQHGHEAGDYVLKQFAARLKQILRESDTLARLGGDEFAAILPSYGNKRQLEIIARRIIDATEKPVSYRDQQLQIGISIGIAIHFQGLPLESLLHEADQAMYEAKRAQKNSYCFAAEPQEQQLA; translated from the coding sequence ATGCAAACACTGCAGAAGCTTGAAATCGCAACCAGCTTCTTCTGGCTGGAAGTATTCCTTGACGCGGTCATCATTGCATCCTTCACGGTAATCCTCGTACGCTATCTGGTTAAGACGGACAGGCTTCAAATACGCCAGGACCTGAATGTTGAGTCGATGCTGCTGCGAACCGGGCTGATCGCGATGGGCGTTGAATCCATGCTGATGCTGACATTTCCTCTCATCAGCCTTTCACCAAGCACACTGACTACCATGGTGTCAGATGCCCTGTTTTATTCGCTCATCACCACGCTGCTTATACATTATCTACTATTGAAACCGACCAATCCGGTACTCCTTAACAAACCTTCGCTGATCGACAGGATTCTGGCACTGCGCGGTTTTCTCCTGTTTCTTTACCTCGCCTCACTGAGTCTTTTTCTGTTGTTACTGCTCAATGTTTATCAGCAACAACAACTCAACTATACAACTCAGGCAGTGGCGGCTGAGCAGCCACAACTCGCCCGGATAAGGAATAGCCTCAACGATCAGATATCCAAAGCGGCACTGGATACTCTGATCCTGGCACGACAGGAAAATCTTCAGGCGCTGTTTAACGGAGATTCTGCTGCGCATTCACGGCTGGCCAAAGACTATCTTAGCCTGGCATCAGTCAAACCGGTCTACGAACAGATCCGCTTCATCGATAAACGGGGCATAGAGCAGATCAGAGTTGATCAGGGCAGCCTCGAACCTGTCGTCATCGGCGCTGAAAACCTTCAGGATAAACATAACCGCTACTACTTCACCGACTCTTTCAAGCTCTCATCCGGGCAGGTTTACATCTCCCCCATGGACCTCAATATTGAAAAGGGTCATATTGAGCTACCTTTTAAACCGATTGTGCGCACCGCATCACCGGTTTTCGACCAGCAGGGCAACAAACGAGGGGTCATTATCATCAATTTGAATGCATCTGCCCTATTCACTCAGTTAAAAGGGGATGCTCAAAATACCGCAGGCGAACTTATGCTGCTTAACGAGAATGGCTACTGGATGTTCGGACGAGAGCGTGATGCCGCCTGGGCCTTTATGTTTCCGGAATATAAGGACAGAACCATTGAAAAATACTACCCCGGTATCTGGCAGAAGATTGCTGGCAATGACCAGGGAGCCTTTCTCTCGCCTTATGGATATTTTATATTTGATACCGTTGCAGCCGGACGGACCTCAGCCGCAAGCCCTGAGTTGAAGAAGCAAGCGGCAGAGATGCACTGGCCCGAGTGGAAACTGATATCGCTGGCAAGTCCACAAAACCTATCAATCCCTTACAGCAACATTCTGCCCCATCTGATAATGTTTTTTTTCCTGACTGTCATTGTTACCGGAACAGGTACAGTCATGTATTTCAGAATCCAGCAAAAAAATCTTATCGCTCAGCAACAGATTGAACACCTTGCCCACCACGATATGCTAACCGGGCTTAACAACCGTAACATCTTTATTCAGATGCTTGAGTTACAACTGGCCCAATCCAGACGCAGCAAAGAGCCGTTAGCACTCCTCTATATGGATCTTGATAACTTCAAACCGATCAATGACCAGCATGGGCATGAGGCGGGAGACTATGTATTAAAGCAGTTTGCGGCCCGACTCAAACAAATACTGCGTGAGAGCGACACCCTGGCGCGACTGGGTGGCGACGAGTTTGCAGCGATACTTCCCTCCTATGGCAACAAACGGCAACTTGAGATTATCGCCCGTCGAATTATCGACGCAACTGAAAAGCCGGTTTCCTACCGTGACCAGCAACTTCAGATAGGCATCAGCATCGGTATTGCCATACACTTTCAGGGCCTGCCGCTTGAATCACTTCTGCATGAAGCCGATCAGGCAATGTACGAAGCAAAGCGCGCACAAAAGAATAGCTACTGTTTTGCCGCAGAACCTCAGGAGCAGCAACTCGCTTAA
- a CDS encoding PhoX family phosphatase, translated as MNKDLLQADSALHTEQDSDFSKIIDAGLSRRRFMQGGATAMGLFLAANPLTKAVAATTHPESKLLGFNKIPASTADTFVVPEGYVAKPLISWGDPILKGAPAFDESGNQPASAQAGQFGDNTDGMSFFPLSEDRALLAVNNEYTNYKLLFAHRGEAITADDVKKAQAAHGVSVFEIKRTANGWEYSKESEYNRRITANTEMMLTGPAAGHDLMKTSADAAGKKVLGTFNNCANGQTPWGTYLTCEENFNGYFAKPGAELNGHEKRYGIKDDSKYKWYKFDSRFDITQEPNEPHRHGWVVEIDPMDPTSTPLKRTALGRFKHENAAVIVADNGHVVVYLGDDERGEHLYKFVSKHKYNAADKASNRNLLEEGTLYVSRFTAKKGDVKGKGEWIELTHGKNGLTKENGFNSQAEILIYAREAATVVGATTMDRPEWVAVHPKTKTVCCTLTNNKNRGKKENQPVGGPNPRADNKYGQIVRWTETNGDNTAATFKWDLFLVAGNPTVHKDFYAGSANINDENMFNSPDGLGFDNDGRLWILTDGKYSNEGDFAGMGNNQMLCADPKTGEVRRFATGPIACEITGLAFSPDQRTAFVGVQHPGEDDKPSHFPAGGNSKPRSTIMVIQRTDGGIIGA; from the coding sequence ATGAACAAAGATCTTCTGCAGGCCGACTCAGCTTTGCACACCGAACAGGACTCCGATTTCAGCAAAATTATCGATGCAGGTTTAAGCCGTCGCCGTTTCATGCAGGGCGGCGCTACCGCAATGGGCTTGTTTCTGGCTGCGAATCCACTGACTAAAGCGGTCGCTGCAACCACTCATCCTGAAAGCAAGCTGCTGGGCTTCAACAAAATTCCCGCCAGCACTGCGGATACTTTCGTGGTTCCAGAGGGTTATGTTGCCAAGCCGCTGATCTCCTGGGGAGACCCTATTCTTAAGGGTGCGCCAGCCTTTGACGAAAGCGGCAACCAGCCTGCCAGCGCTCAGGCAGGACAGTTTGGTGATAATACTGACGGCATGTCCTTCTTCCCTCTGTCAGAGGACCGCGCTCTACTGGCCGTCAACAATGAATACACCAACTATAAACTACTGTTTGCCCACAGAGGCGAGGCAATAACGGCTGATGATGTTAAAAAAGCACAGGCAGCACACGGTGTATCTGTATTCGAAATCAAACGTACTGCCAATGGCTGGGAATACAGCAAGGAATCTGAATACAACCGCCGTATTACCGCTAACACTGAAATGATGCTGACCGGCCCTGCTGCTGGCCATGATCTGATGAAGACCAGTGCAGATGCTGCCGGCAAAAAAGTCCTGGGTACCTTCAACAACTGTGCAAACGGTCAAACCCCGTGGGGCACCTACCTGACCTGTGAAGAGAACTTTAACGGTTACTTCGCTAAGCCCGGTGCTGAACTGAATGGCCACGAGAAACGTTACGGCATTAAAGATGACAGCAAGTACAAGTGGTATAAATTCGACAGCCGCTTCGATATCACTCAAGAGCCAAATGAGCCACATCGTCACGGCTGGGTTGTTGAGATCGATCCGATGGATCCAACCTCCACTCCGCTTAAGCGTACCGCTCTGGGCCGTTTCAAGCATGAAAACGCCGCGGTAATCGTTGCTGATAACGGCCATGTAGTGGTTTATCTGGGTGATGACGAGCGCGGTGAACACCTGTACAAGTTTGTTTCTAAGCACAAATACAATGCTGCGGATAAAGCGTCTAATCGTAATCTGCTGGAAGAAGGCACCCTGTATGTGTCCCGTTTCACCGCTAAAAAGGGTGACGTTAAGGGCAAGGGCGAGTGGATTGAGTTGACTCACGGCAAAAACGGCCTGACCAAAGAGAACGGTTTTAACAGCCAGGCTGAAATCCTGATCTATGCCCGAGAAGCCGCTACCGTTGTTGGCGCTACCACTATGGACCGTCCGGAGTGGGTTGCCGTACACCCGAAAACCAAAACAGTGTGCTGTACACTGACCAATAACAAGAACCGTGGCAAGAAAGAAAACCAGCCTGTTGGTGGCCCTAATCCACGTGCTGACAACAAGTACGGCCAGATCGTTCGCTGGACTGAAACCAATGGTGACAATACTGCTGCCACCTTTAAGTGGGATCTGTTTCTGGTCGCCGGTAACCCAACCGTACACAAGGACTTCTACGCGGGTTCTGCTAACATCAATGACGAAAACATGTTCAACAGCCCGGATGGACTTGGCTTTGACAACGATGGTCGTCTGTGGATTCTGACCGACGGCAAGTACTCAAATGAGGGAGACTTCGCGGGGATGGGCAACAACCAGATGCTCTGTGCAGACCCCAAAACCGGAGAAGTCCGTCGTTTTGCGACCGGCCCGATCGCCTGCGAGATCACCGGACTGGCATTCTCACCCGATCAGCGTACGGCGTTTGTCGGTGTCCAGCATCCAGGCGAAGATGATAAACCATCTCACTTCCCGGCGGGTGGAAATAGCAAGCCTCGCTCAACCATTATGGTTATTCAGCGCACAGATGGCGGCATCATCGGCGCCTGA
- a CDS encoding NnrU family protein, which translates to MLILVLGLILFLGIHSVAIVALPLRNRAAAFSEMGWKLFYAIISLAGLWLIARGYAQYRLDPYIVYVTPVWMRHLAALLLLPVFILFLAPYFPGRIKRVTVHPQLIAVKLWAVSHLLVNGTLGDLVLFGSFLAWAVVDRISMKRREQRPLPGAPASAYNDVILVIVGLALYGATVVWGHQWLIGVAPFS; encoded by the coding sequence ATGCTGATTTTAGTTTTGGGATTAATACTTTTTCTGGGGATACACAGTGTCGCGATTGTTGCGCTGCCATTGCGTAACCGGGCAGCCGCCTTCAGTGAGATGGGATGGAAACTGTTTTATGCGATTATCTCTCTGGCCGGTTTGTGGCTGATTGCCCGGGGCTATGCGCAGTACCGGCTTGATCCGTATATTGTTTATGTAACGCCTGTTTGGATGCGTCACCTGGCTGCGCTTTTGTTGCTGCCGGTATTTATACTGTTTCTGGCACCCTATTTTCCGGGACGAATCAAGCGGGTGACCGTTCATCCTCAGCTGATTGCCGTAAAACTCTGGGCCGTGTCTCACCTGCTGGTGAATGGTACGCTGGGGGATCTGGTTCTGTTTGGCAGCTTCCTCGCCTGGGCTGTGGTCGACCGTATCTCCATGAAAAGACGTGAACAACGGCCACTACCGGGTGCTCCGGCTTCTGCCTACAACGATGTGATTCTGGTAATCGTTGGTTTAGCACTCTATGGCGCTACCGTTGTCTGGGGTCATCAATGGTTAATCGGAGTCGCTCCGTTCAGTTGA